Part of the Panicum virgatum strain AP13 chromosome 4N, P.virgatum_v5, whole genome shotgun sequence genome is shown below.
TCCGACGACACCGAGCACTCGGAGCTGTCCGAGCCGTCGTTCCGTCGGCCAATGCAGCACCCCATCGATGTCGACGCCTTGTCTTCTTTGCCTCCGGCGATGTCAAGCGTCTTGACCACGCCGTCGATTCCTAGCGTGCTCTTGTGCTGCATCGGCGGCGCCGGGTCCTgctcccgccgctgccgcctcttcTTCCGGACGTGGTACGCGTACAGGAACAGCATGAAGAGGAGCCCGACCCCGGCGATGTCCCCGACGACTATGGCGACAATGGCCGCAGGGCGAAGCTTCTCCTGCTCGCGCGGCGCCTGCGGCTGCCCGGCGGCTCCCGGCGGGGCGCGGGCGGGGTTCTTAGGGATGGCGGcgaacgccggcggcgagtCGGTGGCGTTGGGCGGGTTCGACAGCGAGGACGGGATGGAGCACGCCTGCTTCAGCGGCGGCCCGCACAGGTCCGGGTTGCcctcgtacgccgccgccggcagcgcggCGAACGGCCCGGCCTGCGGGATCGCTCCGGTGAAGTTGTTCCGCGACAGGTCCACCGTCGCGTTCGCCGGCACGACGGCGGCCAGCTCGGTCGgcaccgcgccggcgagcttgTTCGACGACACGTTCAGCAGCCGGAGCCGGCTCCCCCCGAAGTCCGACGGGAGCGAGCCGTTGAGGTCGTTGCCGCTCAGGTCAACGAGCTCCAGCGCGCCGAGCCCGCCGATGGGGAGCTCCCCGGCGAGGCGGTTGCCGGCGAGCCCCAGCACGGCGAGGCTCGGCAGCCTGCAcagcgcggcggggaggcgcccCGCGAGCGCGTTCCCCGAGAGGTTGAGCTCCTGGAGGCCGCGCGCgtacgccgcggcggcgtccgggaGCTCCCCCGAGATGCCGTTCCCGGCGAGTGAGAGCACGCGGAGCTCGGTCGCGTTGAGCAGCGTGGGCGGGAGGCTCCCGTTGAGGGCGTTCCCGGAGAGGTCGAGGTGCTGCAGGTGCTCGACGCGGCCGAGGTCCGGCGGCAGCGCCCCCGAGAGCTGCGCGTTGGGGAGCACCAGGCTGATGACCCGCGACAccgtggccgccgccagcgACGCGTtgaggccgcccgccgccgcggtgccgttccacgcggccgccgtcgagttgccgccgccgtcggtagCGGAGGCCGAGGTCACGTTCGCGGCGGCCGACGCGGCGTCGGGCTGCGGGTAGCCCTTGCAGACGACGCCGTTCCAGGCGCAGGGCTCCGCGGCGTCGTAGCCCCACCCGGCCAGCGCGCCCAGCGGGTCCGCGGTGACCGCGGCCCTGAAGGACATGAGCAGCGCCCCGTCGGCAttgagccccgccgcgccgcggctcAGCGAGACGCCGACCAGCAGCCACAGCGCCACCGCAGCCAccggcccgc
Proteins encoded:
- the LOC120671246 gene encoding probable LRR receptor-like serine/threonine-protein kinase At4g37250, which translates into the protein MEGTKRGAGGGGGPVAAVALWLLVGVSLSRGAAGLNADGALLMSFRAAVTADPLGALAGWGYDAAEPCAWNGVVCKGYPQPDAASAAANVTSASATDGGGNSTAAAWNGTAAAGGLNASLAAATVSRVISLVLPNAQLSGALPPDLGRVEHLQHLDLSGNALNGSLPPTLLNATELRVLSLAGNGISGELPDAAAAYARGLQELNLSGNALAGRLPAALCRLPSLAVLGLAGNRLAGELPIGGLGALELVDLSGNDLNGSLPSDFGGSRLRLLNVSSNKLAGAVPTELAAVVPANATVDLSRNNFTGAIPQAGPFAALPAAAYEGNPDLCGPPLKQACSIPSSLSNPPNATDSPPAFAAIPKNPARAPPGAAGQPQAPREQEKLRPAAIVAIVVGDIAGVGLLFMLFLYAYHVRKKRRQRREQDPAPPMQHKSTLGIDGVVKTLDIAGGKEDKASTSMGCCIGRRNDGSDSSECSVSSDGEADDGEDLKKRGSLIGRSTPQDHGSKKHNPPQQQAPPAPATLVTVDGDGELEMETLLKASAYILGATGSSIVYKAVLADGTALAVRRIGESGGADKLKDFEAQVRAVARFRHPNIIRLRGFYWGADEKLLIHDYAPNGSLANIAFSRRFGASSPLHLSLEARLRIARGVARGLAYIHEKKGVHGNLKPSNILLGEDMEPWIGDLGLDRLLSGEAAGHRAGASARLFGSKRSMHSTSSLPDLSQMPGPGASPCGSASAAAAASSSSGAPSPYQAPECLKNLRPTAKWDVYAFGMVLLELLSGRVYSEVELCQWHAGLVAEEHGRVLRMADPTLRGEADGREDALLACFRLAFSCCAMAPGKRPAMRDAVVVLERAAAASPGASAGSSAAIP